The Azotosporobacter soli genome segment AGTAGGGAATCCCTTTACTTTCATCCGAAGAGCCATCCCGTATTTCAAGATATCCGCTAATTGAGCCGCTATCTCCTACTGCGAAATCTTCACCGGAATCAGACCAACGAATCCCATACATGCCATACTGCGCGCTTGTAGTATCGGTAACCGTGTAGCACTCTAACGCGTTTGCCTCTTTGCCGCTCACCAACGTACCGTTCTTGGTATTAATGGTAAACGATCCGTTCTCTTCGCTAACTACGCTAATGCCTACCAAGCCGGAAAGTTTATCGACCAACGCATCTCTTTGATCCTCCAGTTCATTGGTAGATCCGCCGACTGCTTTTGCCAGCGAAATTTGCCCGTTCAAATCGGCAATCCCCGCTGCATAATCATTGATCTGATCTACTGCCGTACTGACTTCCGTGTTCAAATCACTGCGCAATTGCGTCAATTCCGTCGACGCATTATTGAGCGTCGAACAAAATGATTCTGCCGCTCCCAGCACCGTTTCACGTACGGAACTATCACTGCTATCCGTGGATAAGGTGCTCAGCGCCGTCGTGAAAGTATTTAATGCGGTACTGATGTAATCGGTATCGCTGGCGCCGAAATAGCTCTCAATTTCAGTCAGGTAGGTCGATTTTGCTTCCAGTGCGCTGGAAGCGCTGTTCTCTTGCCAGTATTTCTGATCCAAACGAAAACTTCGTACACGGTCAACGGAAGTCACTTCCGTTCCGCCGCCAACCAGGCTGCTGCTATAAACAGCCGCCGGACCTATGGATGTCTGGGTTGCTAATTGGCGCGAATATCCGGTCGTATCAATATTGCTCATGTTATTTGTCGTCACATTTAAGCCGACTTGACTGGCAGCTAATCCTCGCGCTGCAATGCTAAGTCCCATAAATGTCGATGCCATATTATTCCCTCCTTACCCGATGTCTTCAATCAATCCCGCCAAAAGACTGTCCACCGTGCTCATGACCCGGGCACTCGCAGCATACGCATTCTGAAGTTTGATCATATTCGCGGTTTCTTCATCTACAGAAATTCCTGAAATGCTCTGCCGTTGGTTAGCAACGCTTTCCGTCAGTGCTTCTTGCGTTTTATAGTTGTTGCTGGCTTCATCTCCCGTTGTCCCGATCCAACTTGTCAGCGCTGCGTAAAATCCGGTAATATCGTTTGCAATCCCGCCGTAGCTGTAACACTCTTCACTGGCCAGCTCTAAGATTTGGTTCGCAATTGTATTGTCCCCATCATCACTGCTGGATGCGGTAACCAGTTTTTCCGGATCGTCCACCAGGTTCGGATTCACCTTTATGTTTGTGATGCTTAAGGGTTTACTGGAATCAACGACCGTAAAAAACGCCTCTCCCGCTTCGCCCTCGCCGTCCACACCCGATGTCGCCAACGTATTGATTTTGTCCGCCAATGTCGTAATCAACACATTGAGCGCCTGCCGCATGTTCGTAATCGAACTGCTGGCATCCGTCGAAAAATCATACGGCAAGCTGGCGGAATCAATATCTTCATAACCACTTTGATCCGCATCTTCCAGATACGCGGCAATGCTGCCGCTGTTAACCGCCACCTTGCAATCAATGTCTGCCCGTTTCACTGTTAACGGATCACTTGTTGTTCCCGTTCCGTCTACCTCTAACGCATACGAATCACGTCCATCCACAATCGTAATGCTTCCAATGGATACTTGAATCGTATTATTCATTTGCGTTACATTGATATTCGCCAACGATGACATTTCGTCCAGCAAGGCGTCTCTTTGGTCTCGCAAATAAGTCGCTTCACTGCCATTTGCTTCCGCACTGCTGATCTGTCCATTCAAATCGGCAACTTGCGACGCAAGGTCATTGAGGCTGTCGACGCCCTCCTTCACGCCGCTTACAGACTCTTGTTGCAGTTGTTGAAGCTGGCTGTCGATGCTCGTAAGCATCTCTACCAAGGATGTTCCCGCAGAAATAACGCTGGTACGGCTGCTTTCCGTACTCGAGTCAACCGACACCGTTTCCCATGCGGAAAAAAAATCAGTGATTTCCTGCTGCAATCCAACCGAATCCGACGTTGATTCCGAATCTGTCGCATCCGAACTGGCTTCATACTCCGTCAGCACCTGATCAAGATACTGCAAATTACCGCTTTTCACTGAATAATAGGTGGAACTGGAGTTTTGCGTTCGATAAACCTTGTCCATTAACGATTCTCTCGCCCGGGTAATGGAAGCCAAACTGACCCCGTCACCGGTAAAAGAGCCTGACTTTTGCACGGTATCCATTTCCACGCTTGCCGTTCGAACCCGCGAGGCGCCTGCCGTATTTACATTTGCCAAATTGCTGCTGGTGGTGGCCAAAGCCGTCTGATTCACATACAACCCCGTATACGCGATGCTATATGTACTAAACGTTGAGCTCATAAGCGCTCCTCCTCAAACCCTAGCTTTTCATATTGATCAGCGATTGCAGCATTTCATCCGCAGTAGAGATTACTTTTGTATTGGCCTGATACGCGCGTTGCGCAATCATCAGATTCGTAAATTCTGAAGCCAAGCTCACGTTGGACATCTCTAAGGTGCCGGAGCTTAATGAACCGGTACCGCCGCTGCCGGCGGTCGTGTAAACGGGATCGCCGGAGTTATTGCTGCTGGAATACAGACTGCTCCCGGTCTTCTCCAGACCCGAAGCGTTACTGAACGTTGCCAATGCCAATTGCGCAATCGTCTTCTTTTGATCATTGCTGTAACTCACCACGATCGATCCGTCTGTCGATACGGACCAACTTTCCATCGTTCCTGCCGCATACCCATCCTGTGTGAAAGAAAGGCTGCTGGCATCCGACGAACTGGTCGTGCTGGCATTCGTGCTCGTCAATCCGCTAAAATCGAGTGTTGCGCTGAAAGCTGCCGTAGAGCCGTCAGTCGGCGTAATCGTCAGAGAAGAAGACGTCGTAAAAGTGTCCGTCCCCACCGTTCCGGAAACAAGATTTCCATCCGAATCAAAAGCGATATATCCGCTGGACGGACTGATCGTCGCGCTATCGCCGCTGACTTCATAGTACCAACTGGTCGTATTAG includes the following:
- the flgK gene encoding flagellar hook-associated protein FlgK — protein: MASTFMGLSIAARGLAASQVGLNVTTNNMSNIDTTGYSRQLATQTSIGPAAVYSSSLVGGGTEVTSVDRVRSFRLDQKYWQENSASSALEAKSTYLTEIESYFGASDTDYISTALNTFTTALSTLSTDSSDSSVRETVLGAAESFCSTLNNASTELTQLRSDLNTEVSTAVDQINDYAAGIADLNGQISLAKAVGGSTNELEDQRDALVDKLSGLVGISVVSEENGSFTINTKNGTLVSGKEANALECYTVTDTTSAQYGMYGIRWSDSGEDFAVGDSGSISGYLEIRDGSSDESKGIPYYINQLNEFARSFAQAFNEGITVGATSYSGHADGAGIDDAETTGIRFFSYEDLSSEDLMASGTDTQAVYKNITAANISLSKDVQDDADLIACASISGEEGNNENLNDIISICTDLDISGSSTVTESYNNIIADLSTSSSYTQTQYDRKSTLVTYIDTSRSSVSGVSSDEETVNLTKYQSAYDASAAAVKTWSQIYDSTINMVND
- the flgK gene encoding flagellar hook-associated protein FlgK — its product is MSSTFSTYSIAYTGLYVNQTALATTSSNLANVNTAGASRVRTASVEMDTVQKSGSFTGDGVSLASITRARESLMDKVYRTQNSSSTYYSVKSGNLQYLDQVLTEYEASSDATDSESTSDSVGLQQEITDFFSAWETVSVDSSTESSRTSVISAGTSLVEMLTSIDSQLQQLQQESVSGVKEGVDSLNDLASQVADLNGQISSAEANGSEATYLRDQRDALLDEMSSLANINVTQMNNTIQVSIGSITIVDGRDSYALEVDGTGTTSDPLTVKRADIDCKVAVNSGSIAAYLEDADQSGYEDIDSASLPYDFSTDASSSITNMRQALNVLITTLADKINTLATSGVDGEGEAGEAFFTVVDSSKPLSITNIKVNPNLVDDPEKLVTASSSDDGDNTIANQILELASEECYSYGGIANDITGFYAALTSWIGTTGDEASNNYKTQEALTESVANQRQSISGISVDEETANMIKLQNAYAASARVMSTVDSLLAGLIEDIG